CGCAAGCTTGCTCACCAGTGAAGCCGATGCTCGAAAATGGCGCTATGCCATGCTGGTGGAGATGGCGAATATTCGCAAATGTACTCATGTAATTACAGGACATACTCGTAGCGATCGCGTTGAGACATTGCTGTATAACTTGATGCGTGGGAGTGGAGCCGATGGCTTAGCTTCCTTGACTTGGATGCGATCGCTTACTGATGAAATTAAGTTGGTGCGCCCTTTGCTCAATGTCAGTCGTCATGAAACCTTAGGATTTTGCCAAGAGCAGCAAATTCCGATTTGGGAAGATAGTACCAATCAAAATTTGGACTATCGCCGTAATCGTTTACGTTTAGAAACAATTCCCTATTTGCAAAAGCATTTTAATCCGCAGTTAGAAATGGCGATCGCGCAGACTTCAGAGCTTTTGCATGGTGATGTCATCTATTTGGAGGAGCAAGCGAGGAGTTTTTTTGTAGATAACATGACGGTGATTTGGGATGATCATGCGCCTCGTTTGCATCGTCAACGCTTACAAGAACAGCCTTTAGCTTTGCAAAGAAGGATTGTGAGACAGTTTTTGTCAAGGTATTTGGTGCATCAGGTGAATTTTGAGGATATTGAGCGTTTTTTAGATTTGTTGACGGCTCAAAATCGATCGCAGAGCGCACCGTTTAAAGGCAATATTTCCGCTTTTGTGGAACATCCTTGGATTGTTCTGCATAAAAAGTCGGAATCACGGATTTGACGGATGACGCAGATTCCACAGATTTTTTGGAGTTTAGAGTTTAGTGCTTTGCGCTGAACTCTAAACTCTAAAAATCTGTGGAATCCGTTAATCAGTTTAATCTGTGATCATTATTTCCCGCCGAGGGCAATCAAAGCAAAGAAACTACCGCTATTCCAGAGGCAATGCATTAGCATCGAAGAGAGTAAATTCTTTGATCGCCAATAGACAAAGCCCATCACCATTCCTAAAATGCTAAGGGGAATGATATCTGCGACATTTAAATGGGCGAGAGCAAAGAAAAATCCACTAAGAGCGATCGCTCCCCAAACTGGTAAAAACTTGGTCAATGAAGGTAATAGAAATCCACGAAATAGGTATTCCTCAAAGAAGGGTGCAGCGATCGCGAGGGTTGTCCAGAGTAGAAACTTGGGCAGATCATTTTGGCTCTCGGTCAAGATTGGTAATAAAGGATTGCCGCCGCCTTGTCCTTGTAGGAATTTTTGGCTAATTACAGAAATGATCAGCACTAAGGGAACTGCGGCAAAATATCCACCAATTCCCCATGCTACCCATTGCGGTGGTGTAATCTTGATGCGAAACCAGCCTTCGGGTAAAGGACGGTAGGCGGCAAGGCTAGCCTGTAAAATTGGCAGCATCGGAATAACGGAGAGCGTATAGGGAATTAAGACCAGTAATGCTTGAATGGTGAAATCTTCACTGGCTCTTGATTGAAGACCGAGGAACTCGAAAATCAAGGGCAACACTAACTGAGTCATCAAGCAAAATGCAGTAAACCATAGCACCATTACTTCCCAAGTTGTGTCAATTCCCCAAGGCACTTGCCAATTTATTTGA
This genomic stretch from Pseudanabaena galeata CCNP1313 harbors:
- the tilS gene encoding tRNA lysidine(34) synthetase TilS codes for the protein MKSNNRFTKLLRANLNAVLKSQPEILPKNASLLVAVSGGQDSLCLAKLLQLQQPKFNWNLTIAHCDHQWRSDSVANAEHVERIAKEWGIDFCLRTAASLLTSEADARKWRYAMLVEMANIRKCTHVITGHTRSDRVETLLYNLMRGSGADGLASLTWMRSLTDEIKLVRPLLNVSRHETLGFCQEQQIPIWEDSTNQNLDYRRNRLRLETIPYLQKHFNPQLEMAIAQTSELLHGDVIYLEEQARSFFVDNMTVIWDDHAPRLHRQRLQEQPLALQRRIVRQFLSRYLVHQVNFEDIERFLDLLTAQNRSQSAPFKGNISAFVEHPWIVLHKKSESRI